The Brevundimonas sp. SORGH_AS_0993 genome segment ATCATAACAGGCCTGGCCCTGATCGCCGCCCTGACCGGAGCGATGGGGGCCATGCTGGCCAAGCCGGAGCGGGAGGCCGCTGTCCTGACCTTCGCCGCCACGGGCTCTGGCGTCGCCCTGCTCGGGATCGGCGCCGCCTTCTGGGGTCTGGTCGTGGGGTTTGCCGCTCTGGCGGCGATGCGCTGGATCAGACCGAGGGCCTGATCCAGCGTCGCTTCTTTCTTGGCCTGCCGCGCTTCGCGCTGCTTGAGGCCGTGTATCTGGCCTACCGCGCTTCGCGCTGCTTGAGGCCGGCTATTTGGCCTACCGCGCTATGCGCTGCTTGAGGCCGGCTTAGTCCCGCAGCGAGGCCGGGACCTGGCCGCCGTTTTCGGCCAGCTTCTGCCAGACCGCCTTGGACAGGGCGATGTTCTGTTCGGCCGAGCCATGCGCACCGGCATGGACGTTCAACTCCTCGGCAAGCTCCTTGCGGGCCTCCAGGCTGGAATCCAGGTCCAGCAGCTTCAGCAGATCGACGATCGAGGTGCGCCAGTTGCCCCCGCCGCCCTTGGATGCCGCCAGGTCGCTGAGCACCGCCTCCACATCGACCGCCTGAACGGCGGGCGCGACAGGGACCGGGCCGGCGCCGGGCGTGGTCTGCGCGCCGACGGTGGGCGTCGGTGTCGGCGCAGGCGCCGCCTTCGGCTTGTGGCCGGTGATCTTGTTCCAGATCGAAGAGAAGATGCCCATCGGTCGTGCTCCTGTTGATGTCCGCATACAACGCGACCGAAACGGCGAGGTTCAGCCTATTCGCGCGCCGGAATGTTCAGGCCGCGCTGCACGGCCGGTCGGGCCAAACCGCGTTCCAGCCAGGCGGCGACCTGGGGAAAGTCCGCAAAGCCAACGATCTCGCCCGCCTCATAGAAGCCGATTAGATTGCGGACCCAGCCCAGGGTGGCGACATCGGCGATGGAATAGTCGCCTACAAGCCAGTCCCGGCCCTCAAGCCGCGTCTCCAGCACGCCCAGCAGGCGGCGGCTTTCGGCGACATAGCGATCGCGCGGGCGCTTGTCCTCATACTCCTTGCCGGCGAAGCGGTGGAAGAAACCCAGTTGGCCGAACATCGGGCCGATGGCGCCCATCTGGAACATGACCCACTGGATCGTCTCGTAACGGGTCGCCGGATCGACCGAGAGCAGCTTTCCGGTCTTTTCCGCCAGATAGATCAGGATGGCGCCGGATTCGAACAGGGCCAGCGGCTGACCGCCCGGTCCGTTCGGATCCAGGATGGCGGGAATCTTGCCGTTGGGGTTCAGGGACAGAAACTCCGGCCCCCAGGTTTCGTTGGCCATGATGTCGATCAGGTGCGGCTCATAGGCCAGGCCGACCTCCTCCAGCATGATCGACACCTTCACCCCATTGGGCGTCGGCAGCGAATACAGTTGCAGCCGGTCGGGATGCCGCGCCGGCCAGCGCTTGGTGATGGGGAAGGCGGACAGGTCGATCATGGCGGGCCTCTGCGGTTTGGAGGCCCTGATGTCGGGAGGCGGCGCCGATTTGGCAACGGTCGCGGGCGCCGTTTTGATCGCGCGCTTGTGTCTGGAACCGCACACGTCGCGGCGCCAGCTTGGCTTTGACCGCTGCCCGGTCGCATACGGAGAGACGCTCGATGGCGCACAAGTTCGAAATCTACAAAGACAAGGCGGGGGAGTTCCGCGTCCGGTTCAAATACAATTCCGAGACCATGTTCTCGACCGAGGGCTACGCCTCGAAGGCTTCCGCCCAGAACGCCATCGAGTCCATCAAGAAGAACGGACCGGACGCCCCGGTCGAAGACAACAGCTAGTCGGGCTCTCGCTCGCCCACCTCGGTCGGCGGCACGGCCAAAAGCCAGCCGTCGGCCAGGTGCAGTTCGGGCGCCGCCGCCTTGGTGAAGGGCAGATACCAGGTCGGGCCGCCGGCGGCGGGCGCGATCTCCAGCATGTCGTCGGCGCCGAAATTCTGGACCGACTTGACCCGCCCCATCACGACGCCGCCCACGCCGCGCGCCTCCAGACCGATCAGGTCGGCCAGATAGAATTCGTCCTCCTCGGGTTCGGGAAAGCGGTCGCGGGGGACATAAAGCTTCAGTCCGCGCAGGGCGTCGGCCTCTTCCTTGGTGCCGATTTCCCTGGCGCGGCCGACCACGCCGTTCTTGTCGGGCCGCGCGGCGGTCAGGGTCAGCCCCACCGAGCCGTCGGCGCGCAGCAGGGGGCCGTATTCCGTCAGGGCCAGGGGATCGGCGGTGAAGGCCGTCACCCGCACCTCGCCCCGCACCCCGAAACCGCCGCCGATCTGGCCGACGAGGATCAATCTGCTGTCCGTGGTCATGCTCACCCCCAGAGCCCGATCATTTTAGACGGAACCGCCTAGCGATTCCCTCAACGGATCAGGCTTTAGCGCATGAAAAAGGCGGCGTCGAAAGACGCCGCCCCGATCATCGTCGAACCGAAAGGCTTAGCCTTCGGCCTTTTCCTCGGTCGCTTCAGCAGCGGGGGCCTCTTCAGCGGCGGCCTCGGCGGCGGGCGCTTCTTCGGCCGGGGCTTCTTCAGCAGCCGGGGCGTTCTTGGCGGCTTCGGCCTCTTCCTTGGCGCGGGCGGCGGCTTCGGCGGCCTCGGCCTTGGCGGCGGCTTCGGCTTCCAGACGGTCGGCTTCGCGCTGGGCGCGCTCGGCGGCGCGTTCCTGGGCCTTCTTGCCGGGCTGGGCCTTGTTCGGATTGTTGCCCTGGGTCCACTTCACCTTGGCCGACAGGGTTTCGTCCTGCGACAGGAAGCGGGCGACGCGGTCGGTCGGCTGGGCGCCCTTGCCCAGCCATTCGGCGATGCGCTCGACCTTCAGGGCGACGCGCGGCTGGGCGCTGTCCTTGGGCAGCATCGGGTTGTAGCTGCCGACCTTCTCGATGAACTTGCCGTCGCGCGGGGCGTGCGAGTCGGCGACGACGATGTGGTAGTAGGGGCGCTTCTTGGCGCCGCCGCGGGCCAGACGAATCTTCAGCATTTCAAGTCTCTTTCCAGGTAGTCGTTATTTCTTGGGAGGGAAGCCGGGAAGACCCGGAAGCCCTCCCGGAAGTGGTCCGCCGCCCCCGAGGGGGTTTCCAAGGCCCGCCAGGCGGTCCTGAATGGCTTTCAGGTCTTCGGCGCTGGGTTCCGGCGCCTTGCCGCCGCCCAGGGCTTTCAGTCGGTTCAGATCGGGGCCGCCGCCCATTCCGGGCGTTCCGCCGCCCGGAAGGCCGCCCAGCATGGCGGCCATCTGCTGCATCTTGCGGGGTCCGCCGCGCGCCATCTGCTTGACCATGTCGGCCATCTGGCGGTGCTGTTTCAGGACCCGGTTCACGTCCTGGACCTCGACCCCGGCGCCGGCGGCGATGCGCTTCTTGCGGCTGGCGTTCAACAGGTCGGGCTTCTTGCGCTCGACCTTGGTCATCGAGGAGATGATGGCTTCCTGACGCAGGATCATGCGGTCGTCGATGCCGCTGTCGGCCATCTGGTTCTTCATCTTGGCCACGCCAGGCAGCATGCCCATGATGCCCTGAAGACCGCCCATCCGCTTCATCTGCTGAAGCTGGCCGGCCAGATCGTCCAGGTCGAACTGTCCCTTGGCCAGTTTCCTGGCCATCTTCTCGGCCTTCGCCTGGTCCAGGTCCTGGCTGGCCTTTTCGACCAGGGCGACGATATCGCCCTGCCCCAGGATGCGGCCGGCGACGCGGCGGGCGTCGAAGACGTCCAGCGCGTCGACCTTTTCGCCGGCGCCCAGATATTTGATCGGCAGGCCCGTAACAGCCCGCATCGACAGCATGGCGCCGCCGCGCCCGTCGCCGTCGGCGCGGGTCAGGACCAGGCCGGTCAGGGGCAGGCGTTCATGGAAGGCCCGGGCGGTGCGAACGGCGTCCTGGCCGGTCAGGCTGTCGGCGACCAGCAGGGTCTCGACCGGCTTGGCGATGTCGGCGACCTCGGCCACCTCGTTCATCAGCCCTTCGTCCAGGGTGATGCGGCCGGCGGTGTCCAGGATCAGGACGTCGAAACCCTGAAGCTTGGCCGATTGCAGCGCCCGGCGGGTGATCTGGACCGCGCTCTCGCCCTGAACGATCGGCAGGGTGGCGACCTCGATCTGCTTGCCCAGGGTGGCCAGCTGCTCCATCGCGGCCGGACGGCGCGTGTCCAGGGAGGCCAGCATGACCTTCTTGCGATCGAACTTGGTCAGGCGCAGCGCCAGCTTGGCCGAGGTCGTGGTCTTGCCCGACCCCTGCAGGCCGGCCATCAGCACCACGGCGGGCGGATTGGCGTTGGTGTTCAGCGGGACCGGCTCTTCGCCGCCCAGCATCTCGATCAGACCGTCATAGACGATCTTGACCACCTGATCGGCCGGCTTGACCGAACGGATGACCTCTTCGCCGGTCGCGCGCTCGGTGGCGAAGGCGATGAATTCCTTGACGACCGGCAGGGCGACGTCGGCCTCCAGCAGGGCCACGCGCACTTCGCGCATCGCCTCGGCGACATCCTTTTCGGACAGGGCGCCGCGACCGGTGATCCGGTCGAAAACGCCTGTCAGCCGCTCGTTCAGAGCCTCGAACATTCACTACCTCACGCCCATTTTCGCTTCAGGTCGGGACGACCTGAATCCAGAACAATGGGCAACCAGCCAACCGACGGGTGAAACGGCTCCACACGACAACGACCCCCGGCGACGATCACGTCGGCGGGGGGTTCTCGCCGGGCTCGTTCTCTTTTGGGCTATCGGCCTTGCGGCCTGCCTGAGCCCGAATGGGCTGTGCTCAAGCAGCGCGGAGCGCGGTAGCACGACAAAAGAGCTGTCGTCCCGGTGGAGACGCGAGGTTCACTTGCGTCGGAAGCGGCGGCTTATGAAGGAAAACGAAGGGAATGTCGAATCCTACGGCGCGCCCCTTTCTTGGGCCCGTTCAGACCGAGATGTTCAGCAACACCGCCTCGGTCTTGCCCTTCCCGGCCGCGTCCTCGACCTTGGCCTTCATCGCCTCCTGAAGCTTTTGATCGATCAGCTTGGCGATCTCGTCCTCGATCGAAGCGCGCGACTCCGGCTTCATGGCCGCGACGTCGCCTTCCGTCATATGACGATCCGACAGGACTTCGGCCCGCAGGCGCTGTCTCAGCTTCTCCATCTGCTGGTCGTGCGCCCAGGCGCCCAACCCCTTCTGACGAATCTGATCCAGATCGCCCGCCAGGGATGAACTGGGCTTTTCCTGCCGGGCGGCATTGGCCGCGCCAACGAAGCCCATGGCTCCAATGGCGCCCTGGAAACCGCCAACCGATGAAATCGACATGAGAATCTCCGACCTGCGGATCGTCAGGCCGCGCCGCAGGTCGAAAAGGTGCAAACATCGTGCCGGGATCAGTGCTCCGGCGTCTCCGGCTTGGGCTCGTCCGTCTTCGGTTTCGAACCCGGCTCAGTCACCACAACGCCCTCGGGCGCCGGCGACAGTTTGGACAGATCGCCGCCGGCGCGCAGGACGTCCAGGGCGCGTTCCAGCTGATAGTCCCTGTCCTTGGGGAAGCCCTCGCCCGGCGCCTCGCGCGGGGTGTGCGGCCCCTTGCGTTCGGCCCCGATGGAGGCGTCCAGCGCCGTGGCGTAGGCGGCCTCGGAATAGATAAAGCTGGAGCGCGAGACGATGCGGGCCTCGGCCTCGTTGCGGGCGACCTCCAGATCGGGCTCGATGCCGATCTTCTGGATCGAGGCGCCCGAGGGGGTGTAGTAGCGCGCCGTGGTGATCGACAGGGCGCCGTCCTGGCCCTGCCGCAGCGGGATCACCGTCTGCACCGACCCCTTGCCGAAGCTGGTCAGGCCCACGACCGTCGCCCGCTGATGATCCTTCAGAGCGCCCGCGACGATTTCCGAGGCCGAGGCCGAGCCGTAGTTGACCAGGACCACCAGCGGCAGCCCCCCGGTCAGGTCGCCGGGCTTGGCCGTGTAACGCTGGATCTGCTCGGGTTTCCTGCCGCGCTGACTGACGATCTCGCCGCGCTCCAGGAAGGCGTCGGACACGTCGATGGCGGCGTTCAGCAGCCCGCCGCCGTTGTTGCGCAGGTCCAGGACATAGCCCTTCACCCCCGGCTTCTCGGTCTTGATCTTGGCGATGGCCTCGTTCAGCTCCCGGCCCGTGTTCTCGTTGAAGGTCGAGATGCGCAGATAGCCGAAGTCGCCCTCGACCCGGCCCGTCACCGACTGCACCTTGATGACCTCGCGGGTCAGGGTGACGTCCAGCGGGTCCGAGCCGTCGCGCAGGAAGGTCACTTTCACGCTGGTCCCGACCGGGCCGCGCAGCTTCTCCGAAACCTGGCTGACGGTCAGGCCGGCCGCGTTCTGACCCTCGATGGCCGAGATCACGTCGCCCGCCTGGACCCCGGCGCGAGCGGCCGGGCTGTCGTCCATCGGCGAGATGACCTTCACCATGCCGCCGTCGGCGCTGATGGTCAGGCCGACGCCCGAATATTGGCCCTCCGTCCGTTCGCGCAGTTCGTCGTAGTTGGAGGGCGGCAGGTAGTTGGAATGCGGGTCCAAGGCCGTCATCATGCCGGCCAGGGCGGCCTCGATCAGCTTCTTGTTGTCGACCGGAACGACATAGACCTTCTCGACGATGCCGACGACGTCGCCGAACAGCTCCAGCATGCGGAAGGTTTCGTTGCGCGGCGTCTGGCTGGACACGGCGGCGGCCGAGCCGCCCAGCACGAGCGCGGCGCAGCCGACGAGAAGCAGTTTACGCATTCGGTCTCTTTCGGTCGGGCCGGTCATGACGCCCGTTCTTAAAGTGCATGGCCCCGAAGACACGACGGAATCGTGGCGACGCAGCGTCAAACCGATAAAATCAGCGTCCGGGCGGAAAGCAAGGCGCGATTGCGGATCGGGCCGCCCGGCGGGTCTTTTCCCCGGCTCAGCGCAGCCAGGGGCCGGGGTCGATGGGCCGCTCCTCGCGCCGCAGTTCGAAATAGACATCGCCGCCGGGACCGCTGCGGCCCAGGACCTGACCGTCGGCGACCCGCGCGTCAGAGGCCACGTTCAGACTGTCCAGCCCGGCGATCACGGCCCGCCACCCCGGCCCCAGGTCCAGGATCACCACCTCGCCCCAGCCGGTCAGGGGGCCGGCGTAGGCCACCCTGGCGTCCGCCGGCGCCCGCACCGTCGCCCGATCCGCCCTCCAGCGCCAGCCGCTGGTCCCCTCGCCCCAGGTCTGGCTGGGCGCGCCCGCGACCGGCGGGCTGAGACGACTGCGCCCGGCCGGCAGGCGCGTCGACGGGATGTCCTCGTCGTTCGCTGCGGGCACGGCGCCGCCCAGGTCGCGGATGCGTTTCTCCAGCGCCGCCGCCGCCCGTTCGGAGGCGCGGGCCTCGGCGTTCAGCACGGCGGTCAGGGCGGTCTTGCGCGCCGTCAGGTCCTCGATCTGGGCGCGGCGGTCGCCCTGGGCGCTCTCGGTCGTCAGCAGTTGTTCGGACGACAGCACGGCCAGGCGCCGAATACGCATGATCTCGGCCTGGCGCTCGCTCAGAGCCTTGGCGCGCGTCTCCAGTTCCGGCGTCATGGCCTTCAGGATGATGGAAGCGCGCACCGTGTCGATGGCCCTGTCCGCCGGCACCAGCAGGGGCGGGGGCGGACGGCGGCTCATCATTTGCAGGGCGCCGAGCAGCCGGGCCTGGGCGCCGCGTTCGCGCGCCAGGTTCGCCACCAATTCCGCCTCGCGCTCGCTGAGCTGGCGCAGACGGGCGCGCTGCTCCTCGATCTGGCGGTCGTCGACGGATTCGTCGACCCGAAGGCCGGACAGTTTCCGCTCCAGCTGGGCCAGTTCGGCCTTGGCTGCCTCGGCGTCGGCGCGCAGGCGACGCGCACGCACGGCCTCGTCCCGGAACTCGGCCTGAAGGCGCGGCAGTTCGCCCTCCGGCGCCTGACGCCCCACGGCCGGCGCGGCGCAGACGAAGCCCGTCAGCAGGGCGAGGCTCAGGGGAAGGGCGCGGCGCATCTCAGTCGCGATGATAGGGCGATCCGGCCAGGATGGTCACGGCCCGATACAGCTGCTCGGCCAGCATGGCGCGCGCCAGGGCGTGGGGCCAGGTCTGCGGCCCGAAGGCCAGGGTCGAGGACGCCGCCCGACGCACGCTGGCGTCCAGCCCGTCCGCCCCGCCGATGGCGAAGACCAACCGCCGCTCGCCTTGGTCGCGCAGGCGGGCGATGTGTTCGGCGAAGGCGCGCGACCCATAGGTCTTGCCCCGTTCGTCGCAGGCGATCAGATGGGCGCCCTCGGCGGCGGCCAGGATCAGCTCGGCCTCCGGCGCCTTGCCCGGCTTCCTGGGCTCCAGGTCGATCAGCTCCAGCGGCCCCAGGCCCAGAGCGCGCCCGGCCAGGGTGGCCCGCCGGGCGTAGTCGTCGGCCAGGGCTGCTTCCGGCCCGCGGCCGGGCCGGCCGATGGCGACGACGCCCAGCTTCATAAGGCCAGCCTCAGCGGATCAGTCGCGCGCGGTGCGGTGGGCGGAATCGACCGCCCAGATCTTCTCGATGTTGTAGAAGGTGCGCACTTCGGGGCGGAACAGGTGGATGATCACATCGCCCGCGTCGATCAGCACCCAGTCGCAGTGCGGCAGACCTTCGACCCGGGCCTTGCCCAGGCCCTGGTCCTTCAGGGTGCGCAGCAGGTGGTCGGCGATGGCGCCGACGTGGCGGTGCGACCGGCCCGAGGCGACGATCATGGCGTCGGCCATGGCGCTCTTGCCCTTCAGGTCGATCAGGACGATGTCCTGGGCCTTGTCCTCGTCGAGGCGGCTCAGCACGGCCTCTTCCAGAGGGGTGGAGCCGAGGGGGCGCGGCGCGGCGTCGCCGAACGCGGGGCCGGCGTCGTCGAAATCAGGGCCGTCTTCGGAATGGAGAGGTTCGATGGCGTCCATCTCGTGCGCCGTGTTCGAAACGGCGGCGTCTTGCGTATCGTACGCGGGCGAGGGGGTCAGCGGAGGGCTCCGGGAGCGTTGACTAAAGCGGACCCTTAGCACGGATGGGGCGCAACGTGAACCGCCGGCCGGATCACGGCGCGATCACGGCCCGATCATGACTGGGCGCGAGACGCCTTGACCGCCCGGATCTTGGTCGAGGACAGGGGATTCAACGGCGCCGTCAGATAGGTCCAGGCCGGCGCCGACAGGCTGGGCAGCAGGCCCGCCTGCTGGGCCGGCACGCGGAAACCGGCGAAGCGGGCGGCCGCCGGCGCCATGCGGCTGTCC includes the following:
- the rsfS gene encoding ribosome silencing factor → MDAIEPLHSEDGPDFDDAGPAFGDAAPRPLGSTPLEEAVLSRLDEDKAQDIVLIDLKGKSAMADAMIVASGRSHRHVGAIADHLLRTLKDQGLGKARVEGLPHCDWVLIDAGDVIIHLFRPEVRTFYNIEKIWAVDSAHRTARD
- the rimM gene encoding ribosome maturation factor RimM (Essential for efficient processing of 16S rRNA), which translates into the protein MSMTTDSRLILVGQIGGGFGVRGEVRVTAFTADPLALTEYGPLLRADGSVGLTLTAARPDKNGVVGRAREIGTKEEADALRGLKLYVPRDRFPEPEEDEFYLADLIGLEARGVGGVVMGRVKSVQNFGADDMLEIAPAAGGPTWYLPFTKAAAPELHLADGWLLAVPPTEVGEREPD
- a CDS encoding YegP family protein, producing MAHKFEIYKDKAGEFRVRFKYNSETMFSTEGYASKASAQNAIESIKKNGPDAPVEDNS
- a CDS encoding DUF3597 domain-containing protein, which encodes MGIFSSIWNKITGHKPKAAPAPTPTPTVGAQTTPGAGPVPVAPAVQAVDVEAVLSDLAASKGGGGNWRTSIVDLLKLLDLDSSLEARKELAEELNVHAGAHGSAEQNIALSKAVWQKLAENGGQVPASLRD
- a CDS encoding glutathione binding-like protein, whose protein sequence is MIDLSAFPITKRWPARHPDRLQLYSLPTPNGVKVSIMLEEVGLAYEPHLIDIMANETWGPEFLSLNPNGKIPAILDPNGPGGQPLALFESGAILIYLAEKTGKLLSVDPATRYETIQWVMFQMGAIGPMFGQLGFFHRFAGKEYEDKRPRDRYVAESRRLLGVLETRLEGRDWLVGDYSIADVATLGWVRNLIGFYEAGEIVGFADFPQVAAWLERGLARPAVQRGLNIPARE
- the rlmH gene encoding 23S rRNA (pseudouridine(1915)-N(3))-methyltransferase RlmH; the encoded protein is MKLGVVAIGRPGRGPEAALADDYARRATLAGRALGLGPLELIDLEPRKPGKAPEAELILAAAEGAHLIACDERGKTYGSRAFAEHIARLRDQGERRLVFAIGGADGLDASVRRAASSTLAFGPQTWPHALARAMLAEQLYRAVTILAGSPYHRD
- the ffh gene encoding signal recognition particle protein gives rise to the protein MFEALNERLTGVFDRITGRGALSEKDVAEAMREVRVALLEADVALPVVKEFIAFATERATGEEVIRSVKPADQVVKIVYDGLIEMLGGEEPVPLNTNANPPAVVLMAGLQGSGKTTTSAKLALRLTKFDRKKVMLASLDTRRPAAMEQLATLGKQIEVATLPIVQGESAVQITRRALQSAKLQGFDVLILDTAGRITLDEGLMNEVAEVADIAKPVETLLVADSLTGQDAVRTARAFHERLPLTGLVLTRADGDGRGGAMLSMRAVTGLPIKYLGAGEKVDALDVFDARRVAGRILGQGDIVALVEKASQDLDQAKAEKMARKLAKGQFDLDDLAGQLQQMKRMGGLQGIMGMLPGVAKMKNQMADSGIDDRMILRQEAIISSMTKVERKKPDLLNASRKKRIAAGAGVEVQDVNRVLKQHRQMADMVKQMARGGPRKMQQMAAMLGGLPGGGTPGMGGGPDLNRLKALGGGKAPEPSAEDLKAIQDRLAGLGNPLGGGGPLPGGLPGLPGFPPKK
- the rpsP gene encoding 30S ribosomal protein S16, with translation MLKIRLARGGAKKRPYYHIVVADSHAPRDGKFIEKVGSYNPMLPKDSAQPRVALKVERIAEWLGKGAQPTDRVARFLSQDETLSAKVKWTQGNNPNKAQPGKKAQERAAERAQREADRLEAEAAAKAEAAEAAARAKEEAEAAKNAPAAEEAPAEEAPAAEAAAEEAPAAEATEEKAEG
- a CDS encoding S41 family peptidase, producing the protein MRKLLLVGCAALVLGGSAAAVSSQTPRNETFRMLELFGDVVGIVEKVYVVPVDNKKLIEAALAGMMTALDPHSNYLPPSNYDELRERTEGQYSGVGLTISADGGMVKVISPMDDSPAARAGVQAGDVISAIEGQNAAGLTVSQVSEKLRGPVGTSVKVTFLRDGSDPLDVTLTREVIKVQSVTGRVEGDFGYLRISTFNENTGRELNEAIAKIKTEKPGVKGYVLDLRNNGGGLLNAAIDVSDAFLERGEIVSQRGRKPEQIQRYTAKPGDLTGGLPLVVLVNYGSASASEIVAGALKDHQRATVVGLTSFGKGSVQTVIPLRQGQDGALSITTARYYTPSGASIQKIGIEPDLEVARNEAEARIVSRSSFIYSEAAYATALDASIGAERKGPHTPREAPGEGFPKDRDYQLERALDVLRAGGDLSKLSPAPEGVVVTEPGSKPKTDEPKPETPEH
- a CDS encoding murein hydrolase activator EnvC, which produces MRRALPLSLALLTGFVCAAPAVGRQAPEGELPRLQAEFRDEAVRARRLRADAEAAKAELAQLERKLSGLRVDESVDDRQIEEQRARLRQLSEREAELVANLARERGAQARLLGALQMMSRRPPPPLLVPADRAIDTVRASIILKAMTPELETRAKALSERQAEIMRIRRLAVLSSEQLLTTESAQGDRRAQIEDLTARKTALTAVLNAEARASERAAAALEKRIRDLGGAVPAANDEDIPSTRLPAGRSRLSPPVAGAPSQTWGEGTSGWRWRADRATVRAPADARVAYAGPLTGWGEVVILDLGPGWRAVIAGLDSLNVASDARVADGQVLGRSGPGGDVYFELRREERPIDPGPWLR